The proteins below are encoded in one region of Silene latifolia isolate original U9 population chromosome 2, ASM4854445v1, whole genome shotgun sequence:
- the LOC141642012 gene encoding CDPK-related kinase 7-like, which yields MGLCHAKPIEIPENQSNNQVISVENNQNLVLNNNNESGKTPKFPFYSPSPLPSWFKNSPSNSSVNSTPLRFFKRPFPPPSPAKHIRALLARRHGSVKPNEASIPEGSECDIGLDKNFGYSKQFLSCYELGEEVGRGHFGYTCCGKGKKGSLKGVDVAIKVIPKAKMTTAIAIEDVRREVKILRALTGHKNLVQFYEAYEDDENVYVVMELCQGGELLDRILSRGGKYSEEDAKAVMVQILSVTAYCHLQGVVHRDLKPENFLFTSKDDNSALKAIDFGLSDYVKPDERLNDIVGSAYYVAPEVLHRSYGTEADMWSIGVIAYILLCGSRPFWARTESGIFRAVLKADPSFDESPWPSLSLEAKDFVKRLLNKDYRKRLTAAQALSHPWFSGYPDVKIPQDMIVYRLVRAYICSSSLRKASLRALAKTLTVPQLTYLKEQFQMLSPSKNGYVSLQNFKTTIVRNATDAIKDSRVIEYVNMVSSLQYRKMDFEEFCAAAISVHQLEAMDTWEQHARHAYELFEKDGNRPIMIEELASELGLSPSVPVHVVLQDWIRHSDGKLSFLGFVRLLHGVSSRTFQKA from the exons ATGGGTTTGTGTCATGCAAAACCTATAGAAATCCCAGAAAATCAATCGAATAATCAAGTAATTAGTGTAGAAAATAATCAAAATTtagtattaaataataataatgaaagtgGGAAAACACCAAAATTTCCATTTTATAGTCCAAGTCCATTACCAAGTTGGTTCAAGAATTCACCATCAAATTCTAGTGTAAATTCAACACCATTAAGGTTTTTTAAGCGGCCATTTCCACCACCATCACCGGCTAAACATATTCGGGCTTTATTGGCCCGACGACACGGGTCGGTAAAGCCCAATGAGGCCTCAATCCCTGAGGGTAGTGAATGTGATATTGGGTTGGATAAGAATTTTGGATATTCTAAGCAATTTTTGAGTTGTTATGAGCTTGGTGAGGAAGTTGGAAGAGGGCATTTTGGGTATACTTGTTGTGGTAAAGGAAAGAAAGGTAGCTTGAAGGGTGTTGATGTTGCTATCAAAGTTATCCCTAAAGCTAAG ATGACAACAGCGATTGCAATTGAGGACGTCAGAAGAGAAGTCAAAATATTACGGGCGCTGACCGGCCATAAAAATCTGGTGCAGTTCTATGAGGCGTATGAAGATGACGAAAATGTTTATGTTGTCATGGA GCTATGTCAAGGTGGTGAATTGTTGGATCGCATCCTTTCAAG AGGTGGGAAGTACTCGGAAGAAGATGCAAAGGCCGTCATGGTCCAGATTTTGAGTGTTACAGCCTACTGTCATCTTCAAGGTGTAGTTCACAGAGATCTCAAACCAGAG AATTTTCTGTTTACTTCCAAAGACGATAATTCTGCTTTAAAAGCCATCGACTTTGGATTGTCGGACTACGTAAAGCCAG ATGAGAGATTAAACGACATTGTAGGAAGTGCATATTATGTGGCCCCTGAAGTACTCCACAGATCTTATGGAACTGAGGCAGACATGTGGAGTATCGGTGTAATCGCTTACATTCTTCTATGTGGTAGTAGACCCTTCTGGGCCCGCACAGAATCTGGTATATTCCGGGCTGTTCTAAAGGCGGACCCCAGTTTCGATGAATCCCCTTGGCCGTCATTATCATTGGAAGCAAAAGACTTTGTCAAGAGATTGTTGAACAAGGATTACCGCAAGAGATTAACAGCTGCACAGGCACTCA GTCATCCGTGGTTTTCTGGTTATCCGGATGTCAAGATTCCCCAAGATATGATAGTTTACAGGCTTGTAAGAGCTTACATTTGTTCATCATCCCTCCGTAAAGCATCTCTGCGG GCTCTTGCAAAGACCTTAACAGTACCACAACTAACGTATCTGAAAGAGCAATTCCAAATGCTGTCTCCTAGCAAAAACGGTTACGTATCGCTGCAAAATTTCAAGACG ACAATAGTCAGAAATGCTACAGATGCTATAAAGGACTCCCGGGTTATTGAATATGTCAACATG GTCAGCTCTCTTCAGTACAGGAAAATGGATTTCGAGGAGTTCTGTGCAGCAGCCATTAGTGTGCATCAATTAGAAGCAATGGATACGTGGGAGCAACATGCACGCCATGCATACGAGCTTTTTGAGAAGGATGGAAACCGACCAATAATGATTGAAGAACTGGCTTCG GAGCTTGGGCTAAGTCCATCAGTGCCAGTTCACGTGGTTCTTCAAGACTGGATCCGACATTCAGACGGAAAGCTCAGTTTTCTCGGGTTTGTGAGACTTCTACACGGAGTCTCATCTCGTACATTCCAGAAGGCATGA